In Puniceicoccaceae bacterium, one DNA window encodes the following:
- a CDS encoding pyrimidine/purine nucleoside phosphorylase, whose protein sequence is MSLQLQVFENAKVTAKANVYFDGKVVSHTIVLEDGSRKTLGLIYPGSYHFGTQAAERMEMVAGAATVTLDGSTEARVFSAGTVFDVSANSGFTIAVESGIAEYICSFLEA, encoded by the coding sequence ATGTCGTTACAACTGCAGGTTTTTGAGAACGCCAAGGTGACAGCCAAGGCAAACGTGTATTTTGATGGGAAGGTGGTTTCCCATACGATCGTGCTGGAGGATGGGAGTCGCAAGACGCTTGGATTGATCTACCCGGGCAGCTACCACTTTGGCACGCAGGCTGCGGAACGCATGGAAATGGTGGCAGGTGCGGCGACCGTGACCCTGGATGGCAGCACGGAGGCCCGCGTTTTTTCTGCGGGAACGGTATTTGACGTGTCGGCCAACAGCGGATTCACCATCGCAGTGGAATCCGGCATTGCAGAGTACATCTGCTCCTTTCTTGAAGCGTAA